A stretch of the Coleofasciculus sp. FACHB-1120 genome encodes the following:
- a CDS encoding Asr1405/Asl0597 family protein codes for MNPIEPIEPQPETGKVVEVNRADRWQVYYRLRELGISCGCAVDQPLLVEVYSTTAAIQLWSVVRQLTASRGELISHLERCWQTSNDPKES; via the coding sequence ATGAATCCAATAGAGCCAATCGAGCCACAACCAGAAACCGGCAAGGTTGTTGAGGTGAATCGAGCAGATCGGTGGCAAGTTTATTACCGCTTGCGAGAGTTAGGAATTTCCTGTGGGTGTGCGGTTGATCAGCCCTTGCTGGTTGAGGTTTACAGCACGACAGCAGCGATTCAGCTGTGGAGTGTAGTCAGACAGTTAACTGCATCGCGCGGCGAGTTAATTAGCCATCTAGAACGCTGCTGGCAGACGAGTAACGATCCAAAAGAAAGTTAA
- a CDS encoding (2Fe-2S) ferredoxin domain-containing protein produces MSKFKQNISEFRLEGWLLGFVMEDGYKIKSLRLATSEGECQIKLAKEARISLFRSAVTPGTWVEVFGETKLKLKSGEVKQKAYLVQPGVPPSQLQEVAFQEVGQVEAIQETPPPAKKLPLPSGVKATILVCKKSDCCKLGANKVCQALEEGLRDRGLDDQVTIKGTGCMKRCKAGPNIVMPDKTRYSRIRATEIPEIIDKHFPDETISEELIAPLLEWETVRVR; encoded by the coding sequence ATGAGTAAGTTTAAACAAAACATCTCAGAATTCCGCCTTGAGGGATGGTTACTCGGTTTTGTCATGGAAGATGGCTATAAAATCAAATCTTTGAGACTCGCAACTTCCGAGGGTGAATGTCAGATCAAGCTTGCCAAAGAAGCTCGGATTTCTCTGTTTCGCTCAGCAGTGACACCCGGTACTTGGGTTGAGGTCTTTGGCGAAACCAAGCTCAAGTTAAAAAGCGGAGAAGTTAAACAAAAAGCTTATCTGGTTCAACCCGGTGTTCCTCCCAGCCAATTGCAGGAAGTTGCATTTCAGGAAGTTGGACAAGTAGAGGCAATTCAAGAAACGCCTCCACCTGCTAAAAAATTACCGCTCCCTTCCGGCGTCAAAGCGACAATTTTGGTGTGTAAAAAGTCAGATTGTTGCAAGCTGGGGGCTAATAAAGTTTGTCAGGCTTTGGAAGAAGGTTTGCGCGATCGCGGCTTGGACGACCAGGTTACGATTAAGGGGACTGGCTGCATGAAGCGTTGCAAAGCAGGGCCAAATATCGTTATGCCAGACAAAACTCGTTACAGTCGGATTCGCGCTACAGAAATCCCTGAAATTATAGATAAGCATTTTCCAGATGAGACGATATCTGAAGAGCTAATTGCACCTCTGTTGGAATGGGAAACAGTTCGGGTTCGTTAA
- a CDS encoding zinc ABC transporter substrate-binding protein: MKLNLEILGVAIAFGLLGCNSAPVDSINTPTNPNTNQPQVVATTDILCDLTQEIAQNTIDLTCLINPGTDPHLYQAKPEDRQAIEKAKLIFYAGYDFEPGLIKLIQATKNPASKIAVNEVAVPNPEPFEEDGKTVPDPHVWHDAKNGIRIVETIRSNLEKLTPSNAALYNSNAEKLTSELRQVDTWIKIQVATIPPTQRKLVTTHDALGYYVKAYGLSFEGALGGLSTEEKPAAARVKALVKDIKNVGVPTIFAETTTNPRLIEAVAKEANVKVSDRELFADSLGASGTEGENYQGVLIANTRTLVEGLGGKYTPLKAKTSSQP, translated from the coding sequence ATGAAATTAAACTTGGAAATTCTCGGAGTAGCGATCGCCTTTGGGCTACTAGGGTGTAATTCAGCACCAGTTGACTCAATTAACACACCGACAAATCCCAACACGAATCAGCCTCAAGTCGTAGCAACCACCGATATTTTGTGTGACTTAACACAAGAAATTGCCCAAAACACGATCGATCTCACTTGCTTAATTAATCCTGGCACCGATCCGCACCTGTATCAAGCGAAACCCGAAGATCGCCAAGCCATTGAGAAAGCCAAACTGATTTTCTACGCAGGCTATGATTTTGAACCAGGTTTAATTAAATTAATCCAGGCAACTAAAAATCCAGCTTCTAAAATTGCCGTGAATGAAGTTGCAGTTCCCAACCCAGAACCATTTGAAGAAGATGGCAAAACCGTTCCTGATCCTCACGTTTGGCACGATGCAAAAAATGGCATCCGGATTGTGGAAACCATACGCAGCAACTTGGAAAAATTAACCCCCAGCAATGCGGCACTTTATAACAGTAACGCCGAAAAATTAACAAGTGAACTCCGGCAGGTAGATACTTGGATTAAAATTCAAGTTGCCACAATTCCCCCGACTCAACGCAAATTAGTTACAACTCATGATGCCCTGGGTTACTATGTCAAAGCTTATGGCTTGTCGTTTGAAGGGGCTTTGGGTGGACTGAGTACCGAAGAAAAACCCGCCGCCGCACGAGTGAAAGCACTCGTTAAAGACATCAAAAATGTTGGTGTTCCCACAATTTTTGCAGAAACGACGACAAACCCCAGACTGATTGAAGCGGTAGCTAAAGAGGCGAATGTCAAAGTTTCAGATAGAGAACTGTTTGCAGATAGTCTCGGTGCATCAGGAACGGAAGGCGAGAATTACCAAGGAGTATTGATAGCTAATACGCGCACCCTTGTCGAAGGATTGGGAGGTAAGTATACTCCTTTAAAGGCGAAAACTTCTAGCCAACCTTAA
- a CDS encoding metal ABC transporter ATP-binding protein, translated as MLEVQHLAVNYRGVCALENVSFRLEAGQLVGVIGPNGAGKSTMLKAILGLIPARSGVVKFRARSLKQQLQQVAYVPQRSQIDWDYPITAWNVVMMARTRHTGWFRQPTCQSEEVVEAALRRVGMLDLRKRQIGELSGGQQQRVFLARSLAQEAELFFFDEPFVGIDKKTEEVIFDIFAELKAVGKTLLVISHDLGESLSQYDNFLLLNKQLIATGSRHEVFTTANIQEAYGYNLNWFAT; from the coding sequence ATGTTAGAGGTTCAGCATTTAGCTGTCAACTACCGGGGAGTTTGCGCGTTAGAAAATGTCAGTTTTCGTTTGGAAGCAGGGCAACTGGTGGGAGTGATTGGACCGAATGGAGCGGGTAAGAGTACGATGCTTAAGGCGATTCTGGGCTTGATTCCGGCAAGGAGCGGGGTGGTGAAGTTTCGTGCCCGTTCTCTAAAACAGCAGTTGCAGCAGGTGGCGTATGTGCCGCAGCGATCGCAAATAGACTGGGATTATCCGATTACGGCTTGGAATGTGGTGATGATGGCGCGGACTCGTCATACAGGTTGGTTTCGCCAACCCACTTGTCAATCGGAGGAAGTTGTGGAGGCGGCGTTACGGCGAGTGGGGATGCTGGATTTGCGAAAAAGGCAGATAGGGGAGTTGTCGGGAGGACAGCAGCAACGGGTATTTTTGGCACGAAGTCTTGCACAGGAAGCTGAGTTATTCTTTTTTGATGAGCCATTTGTCGGGATTGATAAGAAGACGGAAGAAGTTATTTTTGATATCTTCGCGGAACTGAAGGCGGTTGGGAAAACTCTTCTGGTGATTAGTCACGATTTGGGTGAAAGCTTGAGTCAATATGATAATTTTTTATTATTGAATAAACAGTTAATTGCGACTGGTTCGCGTCACGAAGTCTTTACTACTGCTAATATTCAAGAGGCTTATGGCTACAATTTGAATTGGTTTGCTACTTGA
- a CDS encoding metal ABC transporter permease: MANWLLEPLSFEFMRLAIATAVMVGVLCSVVGSYLIVQRMALLGDAIAHSVLPGLAIAFFLGVDILVGAFISGTISTFVVAWIQSQSRVKIDAALGLVYSGFFALGVTLITLLRSKLDLNSFLFGDILGVTSADALRTFIITIIVLLLVKLFYKELLFYTFDPLGAQAIGLPGNFIHFGLMAAITLTIIASMQAVGVVLVVSLLIGPGITAYLLVKELHLMMGLGAIIAVIASVSGLYISYYLNVPSGPAIVLVVSGLFLLALLFSPSQGILTQAGTANRSTKILRQMKQLRR, from the coding sequence ATGGCTAACTGGCTACTTGAACCATTGAGTTTTGAGTTTATGCGTCTGGCGATCGCGACTGCGGTTATGGTAGGCGTTCTTTGCTCTGTGGTGGGCAGTTATTTGATTGTCCAACGCATGGCATTATTGGGGGATGCGATCGCTCATTCGGTTTTGCCGGGACTAGCGATCGCATTCTTTTTGGGCGTTGATATTCTCGTTGGTGCTTTTATTTCAGGTACTATCAGCACTTTTGTGGTTGCCTGGATTCAGTCTCAATCACGAGTGAAGATTGATGCCGCATTGGGGTTGGTTTATTCGGGTTTCTTTGCCTTGGGCGTTACTCTGATTACTCTTTTGAGAAGTAAATTGGATTTGAATAGTTTTCTATTCGGAGATATTTTAGGCGTAACCAGTGCAGATGCTCTGAGAACTTTCATTATTACTATTATTGTCTTATTGTTGGTCAAGCTTTTTTATAAAGAACTTTTGTTTTATACTTTCGATCCGTTAGGCGCTCAGGCTATCGGATTGCCAGGTAATTTCATTCACTTTGGATTGATGGCAGCGATTACTCTCACTATTATTGCTAGTATGCAAGCGGTAGGAGTTGTCTTAGTCGTTTCGCTGTTAATTGGCCCTGGGATTACTGCCTATTTATTAGTAAAAGAATTGCACCTAATGATGGGATTAGGTGCAATAATTGCCGTAATTGCTAGTGTCAGCGGTTTGTATATTAGCTATTACTTGAATGTCCCATCTGGGCCAGCAATCGTGTTAGTTGTCTCTGGATTGTTTTTACTAGCCTTGCTGTTTAGTCCTTCCCAAGGAATTTTGACTCAGGCGGGAACAGCTAATCGTTCGACAAAGATTTTGCGACAAATGAAACAGTTGAGGCGGTGA
- a CDS encoding WD40 repeat domain-containing protein, protein MPSVKEPLLKLAKQGTLSDYVTVVAWSPDGTIAASSAAGEVMLLQSEETTLLQSANGYSVDCLAFSKDGQFLAAGGQDGGVNIWQLNTGELIASLKNAPNWVDQMAWSPSSNLLAFSLGRFVQVWDADQREIAATLDFAESSVLNINWHPNGQGLTVGGYQGVKIWNPQDWDDDPYMMSVDSASLAIAWSPDGKYLASGNLDRTITVLEWNNPHPWVMRGFPGKIRHLAWSQALAKTGAPLLASASAECIVVWEKHPDVSRAWKGRVLERHTEVVQAITFQPDTFLLASASEDGCVCLWHKAKSLAQHLKGAPDGFSCLAWHPQGHQLAAGGNNGEILIWSPSQRGQGFGRR, encoded by the coding sequence ATGCCTAGCGTAAAAGAACCGCTGCTTAAATTGGCGAAGCAAGGAACCCTCTCCGATTACGTGACAGTTGTTGCTTGGTCGCCCGATGGCACAATAGCAGCAAGTTCCGCCGCCGGAGAAGTGATGCTTTTGCAAAGTGAGGAAACCACCCTCTTACAATCAGCTAACGGTTATTCTGTAGACTGTTTAGCTTTTTCTAAAGATGGGCAATTTTTAGCAGCAGGCGGACAAGATGGAGGGGTGAATATTTGGCAATTAAATACCGGGGAATTAATTGCCAGTTTGAAGAATGCACCCAATTGGGTTGACCAGATGGCTTGGAGTCCCAGCAGTAATTTGTTAGCTTTCAGTTTGGGGCGCTTCGTACAAGTTTGGGATGCCGATCAACGCGAAATTGCCGCAACTCTAGATTTTGCCGAATCTTCCGTTTTAAATATTAATTGGCATCCAAACGGTCAGGGGTTAACAGTTGGCGGCTATCAAGGGGTGAAAATTTGGAATCCCCAAGATTGGGACGACGATCCTTATATGATGTCGGTTGATTCTGCTAGTTTAGCGATCGCTTGGTCGCCTGATGGCAAATACCTCGCCTCTGGCAATCTAGATCGCACCATCACCGTCTTAGAGTGGAACAATCCCCATCCTTGGGTGATGCGAGGGTTTCCCGGTAAAATTCGCCACCTAGCTTGGTCGCAAGCACTCGCAAAAACAGGTGCGCCCCTCTTAGCCAGCGCCAGCGCTGAATGTATTGTAGTCTGGGAAAAGCACCCAGATGTCTCTCGCGCTTGGAAAGGTCGAGTGCTAGAAAGGCACACAGAAGTCGTGCAAGCCATTACTTTTCAACCAGACACTTTCCTCCTAGCTTCAGCATCGGAAGATGGCTGCGTGTGTCTGTGGCACAAAGCCAAAAGCCTAGCGCAACACCTGAAAGGCGCACCTGACGGCTTTTCCTGCCTTGCATGGCATCCCCAAGGACATCAACTCGCCGCCGGGGGGAACAACGGCGAAATACTAATTTGGTCGCCAAGCCAACGTGGTCAAGGATTTGGTCGCCGTTGA
- a CDS encoding GTP-binding protein, which translates to MVQAPTNTIPVTVLTGYLGAGKTTLLNRILTHEHGLKVAVIVNEFGEVGIDNQLIVNTDEEIFEMNNGCICCTVRGDLIRIISNLMKRRNKFDHLVIETTGLADPAPVIQTFFVDEDMRDRVKLDAVVTVVDALHIWNHWEAEEAQEQIAFADVILLNKTDLVTPEQLDELEKRIRSMNAIAKIYRTRNSELEMDALLGVGAFDLNRALKIDPEFLNEDAHEHDETVYSIALVEAKPLNFEKLNNWIGSLLQTQGQDIFRMKGILNIAGEDRRYVFQGVHMLFEGNPDRAWKPDEERKNELVFIGRNLNESQLKEDFQGCLA; encoded by the coding sequence ATGGTACAAGCGCCGACAAACACCATTCCCGTCACCGTTCTCACCGGATACCTGGGCGCGGGGAAGACAACACTTTTAAATCGCATCCTGACTCACGAACACGGGCTGAAGGTGGCGGTGATAGTCAACGAGTTCGGGGAAGTGGGGATTGATAACCAACTGATTGTCAATACCGATGAAGAAATCTTTGAGATGAACAACGGCTGCATCTGCTGTACCGTGCGTGGCGACTTGATTCGGATTATCAGCAACTTGATGAAGCGGCGGAATAAGTTTGACCATTTGGTGATTGAAACCACCGGACTCGCCGATCCTGCGCCTGTGATTCAGACATTTTTTGTGGATGAGGATATGCGCGATCGCGTAAAGTTAGACGCTGTAGTGACCGTTGTAGATGCTCTCCACATCTGGAATCACTGGGAGGCGGAGGAAGCGCAGGAACAGATTGCCTTTGCCGATGTGATTTTGCTTAACAAAACTGACTTGGTGACACCAGAACAACTTGATGAGCTTGAAAAGCGGATTCGCTCAATGAATGCGATCGCAAAAATTTACCGCACCCGCAACTCCGAGTTAGAGATGGATGCGCTCTTAGGAGTAGGAGCATTTGACTTAAATCGGGCGTTGAAAATTGACCCAGAATTCTTAAATGAAGATGCCCACGAACACGATGAAACAGTGTATTCAATCGCTTTGGTGGAAGCGAAACCACTTAATTTTGAAAAGCTCAACAATTGGATCGGTTCCCTATTGCAAACTCAGGGTCAAGATATCTTTCGGATGAAAGGTATTCTCAATATTGCAGGCGAAGACCGCCGTTATGTATTCCAAGGCGTACATATGCTATTTGAGGGAAACCCTGACCGCGCCTGGAAGCCCGACGAAGAACGCAAAAATGAACTCGTTTTCATCGGTCGCAATCTCAACGAATCCCAACTAAAAGAGGATTTTCAAGGATGCCTAGCGTAA
- a CDS encoding alpha/beta hydrolase has translation MATSTISAPNPVGIGGTVQEYLWAWEGQELPIVYETLGKGSPILLLPAFSTASTRAEMRGLAELLSSQFQVVALDWPGFGRSPRLPLNYQPALYHQFLQDFVKNVFDTPVAIIAAGHAAGYAMQLAQQQPPILSRIVLAAPTWRGPFPTMMGKQQGWFGTLRNVVRSPILGQVLYKLNTTESFISLMYRRHVYVEPDSLSPSRLEQKLQTAHQPGARFAPAAFVTGGLDPVNHRDDFLAWFQPLPLPVMVVIGEQAPPKSKAEMEAMANVPGVQTVRLPGSLGLHEEYADAVGAAILPFLMDS, from the coding sequence ATGGCAACTTCAACGATTTCTGCACCTAATCCTGTCGGAATTGGCGGAACTGTTCAGGAATATCTCTGGGCTTGGGAAGGGCAAGAATTACCCATCGTTTATGAAACTCTAGGCAAAGGATCTCCCATATTACTTCTGCCAGCTTTCAGCACTGCTTCTACACGCGCGGAAATGCGTGGACTGGCAGAGTTATTATCATCTCAGTTTCAAGTCGTCGCTCTCGATTGGCCTGGATTTGGGCGATCGCCTCGTCTACCCTTGAACTACCAACCCGCCCTATATCACCAATTTCTGCAAGATTTTGTCAAAAACGTTTTTGATACTCCAGTCGCCATCATTGCTGCTGGACACGCTGCTGGTTATGCGATGCAACTAGCGCAACAACAACCGCCCATTTTGTCGCGGATTGTTTTAGCGGCTCCCACTTGGCGCGGGCCATTTCCGACGATGATGGGTAAACAGCAAGGGTGGTTTGGAACGCTGAGAAATGTAGTGCGATCGCCCATTTTAGGACAAGTCCTTTACAAGCTAAACACCACGGAATCCTTCATTAGCTTGATGTATCGTCGCCATGTCTACGTTGAACCTGACTCGTTGAGTCCCTCCCGACTCGAACAAAAGTTGCAGACAGCACATCAACCAGGAGCGCGTTTTGCTCCCGCCGCCTTCGTCACCGGAGGTTTAGATCCGGTTAATCATAGAGACGATTTTCTCGCCTGGTTTCAGCCTTTACCGTTACCCGTGATGGTGGTAATTGGCGAACAAGCACCGCCGAAATCAAAAGCAGAAATGGAAGCAATGGCTAACGTCCCAGGAGTGCAGACAGTCCGGCTTCCCGGTTCGTTGGGATTACATGAAGAGTACGCAGATGCGGTAGGCGCTGCTATCTTGCCATTCTTGATGGATAGTTGA
- a CDS encoding GTP-binding protein, with protein sequence MNNLTAPKQNLIPDIPKRGMPVTIVTGFLGSGKTTLLNHILHNCQDLKVAVLVNEFGDINIDSQLLISVDQNMIELTNGCICCTINDGLLDAVYRVLERSDRIDYLIVETTGIADPLPIALTFISTDLRELTRLDSILTLVDVETFTPEHFESDAALNQISYGDIILLNKTDLVPEAQVKELEDYIRAMKVGARVLRTSYGQVPLPLILDVGFSQAESYPAKEESSHDHHHHHHHDHHNHSHHLENDGFMSFSFQSDRPLLLEKFQQFLTEQLPEDVFRAKGLLWFKESSLRHIFQLCGKRVEMKTDKWISQKSNQLVFIGRNLNEAQIQQQLKDCLE encoded by the coding sequence ATGAACAATCTTACAGCACCCAAACAAAACCTGATTCCGGATATTCCTAAACGGGGAATGCCAGTCACGATCGTTACAGGCTTTCTAGGTAGTGGTAAAACAACGCTGCTCAACCATATTTTGCATAATTGCCAAGATTTAAAAGTAGCAGTTTTAGTTAATGAATTTGGCGATATTAATATCGATAGCCAGCTATTGATTTCCGTCGATCAAAACATGATCGAACTCACAAATGGCTGTATATGTTGCACAATCAACGATGGATTGCTCGATGCAGTTTATCGGGTGCTGGAACGGAGCGATCGCATCGATTATTTAATTGTCGAAACAACCGGAATTGCCGATCCATTACCCATTGCGTTGACTTTCATTAGTACAGATTTGCGCGAGCTAACTCGGCTCGATTCTATCTTGACTTTGGTAGATGTGGAGACATTTACACCAGAGCATTTTGAAAGTGATGCCGCCCTCAATCAGATTTCTTACGGTGACATCATTCTGCTAAACAAAACCGATTTGGTTCCAGAAGCGCAAGTCAAGGAGTTGGAAGACTACATTCGCGCCATGAAAGTAGGCGCAAGAGTTTTGCGAACCTCCTACGGACAAGTTCCTCTGCCACTAATTTTAGATGTGGGATTTTCCCAAGCGGAATCTTATCCAGCTAAAGAGGAATCTAGCCATGATCACCATCATCATCACCATCACGATCATCACAATCATTCCCACCACTTAGAAAATGATGGTTTCATGTCATTTTCTTTTCAAAGCGATCGCCCTCTCCTTTTAGAGAAATTTCAACAATTTTTAACCGAACAACTTCCCGAAGACGTTTTTCGCGCCAAAGGTTTACTCTGGTTTAAGGAGAGTAGTTTACGCCACATCTTTCAACTGTGCGGTAAACGGGTTGAGATGAAAACTGACAAGTGGATTTCTCAAAAGAGCAATCAACTGGTATTTATTGGGCGTAACTTGAATGAAGCCCAAATTCAACAGCAGTTAAAAGATTGCCTTGAGTAA
- a CDS encoding Rid family detoxifying hydrolase, which produces MNAEELLERYAKGERNFYSANLRGVDLKGADLSEINLNQTNLNGADLSDATLTKANLSSASLSRVSLTGANLKGVQGNSLNLSWADLSGADLSGADLNNANLTGADLAGANLTQANLTNVNLQNANLQGAKLRGVSLDKVDLSGLNLADADLAGVYLGEAKLRKTCLRGANLERATLQKADLIKTNLDGANLKKAILTDANIYGVNIQNADFSDAIMPDGERYKPEASDSQPCKQEASLPTQRSMTRKVIRTENAPAPVGPYNQAIAASGQMIFVAGQIAIDPRIGDIVYTDDVAKQTEQVMAHLEAILSAAGAKFENVVKTTVFLKDMNDFAAVNAVYGKYFDAETAPARACVQVSRLPKDVLVEIDCIAVI; this is translated from the coding sequence ATGAACGCTGAAGAACTTCTAGAAAGATACGCCAAAGGCGAACGAAACTTCTATTCGGCAAATCTGAGAGGGGTAGACCTCAAAGGTGCAGACCTTAGTGAAATAAACCTAAACCAGACAAATTTGAATGGAGCCGACTTGAGTGATGCAACTCTGACCAAGGCGAATCTGAGTAGTGCAAGCCTGAGTAGGGTATCCCTGACAGGTGCAAACTTAAAAGGTGTGCAGGGAAATTCACTGAATCTAAGTTGGGCAGATCTCAGCGGTGCTGACTTGAGTGGTGCTGACTTAAATAACGCAAATCTTACAGGGGCAGATTTGGCTGGAGCAAACTTAACTCAGGCAAACCTAACTAATGTAAACTTGCAAAATGCAAATCTCCAGGGAGCTAAACTCCGGGGAGTAAGTCTGGATAAAGTCGATTTGTCAGGCTTGAATCTCGCTGATGCAGATTTAGCTGGAGTATATCTGGGAGAGGCAAAGCTGAGGAAAACCTGTTTGCGAGGAGCAAATCTAGAGAGAGCAACACTCCAAAAAGCAGATTTGATAAAGACTAACCTAGATGGAGCCAACTTGAAGAAGGCAATCTTAACTGATGCCAACATCTATGGAGTGAACATCCAGAATGCAGACTTTAGCGATGCGATAATGCCCGATGGAGAACGCTACAAGCCTGAAGCCTCCGATTCACAACCCTGCAAACAAGAAGCATCGTTACCAACACAAAGATCAATGACACGCAAAGTAATTCGTACAGAGAACGCACCAGCACCAGTCGGGCCGTATAATCAAGCGATCGCTGCCAGCGGTCAGATGATCTTCGTTGCCGGTCAAATTGCCATCGATCCCAGAATCGGTGATATTGTCTACACCGACGATGTAGCCAAGCAAACCGAACAGGTAATGGCTCATCTTGAAGCGATTCTCTCTGCTGCTGGGGCTAAGTTTGAAAATGTGGTCAAAACCACCGTTTTTCTCAAAGATATGAATGATTTTGCTGCGGTTAACGCAGTTTATGGTAAGTATTTTGACGCAGAGACAGCCCCCGCCCGTGCCTGCGTACAAGTATCCCGCCTACCCAAAGATGTGCTGGTAGAAATTGACTGCATTGCGGTAATTTAA
- a CDS encoding TetR/AcrR family transcriptional regulator: MGIFNRKTVGTTKQVAHTEDDTHTRILQAAQRLFARQGYEGTTTRDLAATAGVAEGTLFRHFPNKKAILIEVATQGWVEILTDLLTELSEMGSYKAVAQVMHRRMMNLRENADMLRVCFTEAQFHPELRDRIQAEVIVKMTDVAEAFFQTAMDRGTYRHMNPRIVAQVFLGMFTIAGFSHDTLLGENASPKAMQEMAEGLADIFLNGVLAK; encoded by the coding sequence ATGGGAATTTTTAACCGGAAAACAGTAGGAACAACTAAGCAAGTTGCTCATACAGAAGACGATACCCACACCCGAATTTTACAGGCAGCACAGCGATTATTTGCCCGCCAGGGATATGAGGGGACAACGACCCGCGATCTTGCTGCGACAGCGGGGGTTGCAGAAGGAACGTTGTTTCGTCATTTTCCGAACAAAAAGGCGATCTTGATTGAGGTGGCAACGCAAGGCTGGGTAGAAATTCTCACGGATTTGTTAACGGAATTGAGCGAAATGGGCAGCTATAAAGCTGTGGCTCAGGTGATGCATCGGCGGATGATGAATCTACGTGAAAATGCGGATATGCTGCGGGTTTGTTTTACGGAAGCGCAGTTTCATCCAGAGTTGCGCGATCGCATCCAAGCTGAAGTAATTGTCAAAATGACAGATGTGGCAGAAGCTTTCTTTCAAACTGCAATGGATAGGGGCACCTATCGCCACATGAATCCGAGAATTGTCGCCCAAGTTTTCTTAGGGATGTTCACAATCGCAGGTTTTAGCCACGACACGCTATTAGGAGAAAATGCTTCCCCGAAAGCAATGCAAGAAATGGCAGAAGGGTTAGCTGATATTTTCTTAAACGGTGTGTTAGCGAAATAA